The following are encoded in a window of Sminthopsis crassicaudata isolate SCR6 chromosome 3, ASM4859323v1, whole genome shotgun sequence genomic DNA:
- the MOSPD2 gene encoding motile sperm domain-containing protein 2 isoform X2 produces the protein MAQVPSQEKSKLVSETRRRFEAEYLADKSDKYDSRDVEKLQQDDTWVESFLCWRHDVVDETLKMIDESFQWRKEFAVNDLNESTLPKWLFEVGAVYLHGYDKEGNKLFWFRVKFHTKDNKTILDKKKLVAFWLERYAKRENGKPLTVMFDMSETGLSNIDMDIVRFIINCFKVYYPKYLTKIVVFDMPWIMNAAFKIVKGWLGPEAVNMLKFTGKNEVQEHVSIEYLPPHMGGTDPFKYSYPPLVDDDFQTPLCENGPITSEDETESKEDIETDNKETGEANSSEEQLMPRKISSVEQTSKIEESDKVDSKIKTLKKSLSMFKGVLLHISPAEELYFGSKEIGEKKCLIVLTNVTKNVVAFKVRTTAPDKYRVKPSNSCCDPGASLEVVVSLHGGFTISPQDRFLIMAAEIEQPCGTGAADLTQFWKDTPRNKIMEHRLRCHVDSCKPSSLTLKENSFNISSKSSEDIHLQFLNSRCENDCSPPY, from the exons ATAAGTCAGATAAATACGATTCACGGGATGTGGAGAAACTACAGCAAGATGATACTTGGGTTGAAAGTTTTTTGTGTTGGCGACATGATGTGGTAGATGAAACACTGAAGATGATTGATGAAAGTTTTCAGTGGAGGAAAGAATTTGCTGTCAATG acCTGAATGAATCTACTCTTCCAAAATGGCTATTTGAGGTTGGTGCTGTGTATCTACATGGGTATGACAAAGAAGGCAACAAATTGT TCTGGTTCAGAGTGAAGTTTCATAcaaaagacaataaaactatTTTGGACAAAAAGAAGCTTGTAGCCTTCTGGCTAGAACGTTAtgctaaaagagaaaatggaaaaccctTAACAGTGATGTTTGATATGTCAGAAACTGGATTGAGTAACATA GACATGGATATTGTTCGGTTCATCATCAACTGCTTTAAGGTTTATTATCCTAAATATCTCA CAAAAATTGTAGTCTTTGATATGCCATGGATAATGAATG CTGCTTTTAAAATTGTGAAAGGCTGGCTTGGTCCAGAAGCAGTGAACATGTTGAAGTTTACTGGTAAAAATGAAGTGCAGGAGCACGTCAGCATAGAATACTTGCCCCCACACATGGGTGGAACT GATCCTTTCAAGTATAGTTATCCACCACTAGTGGATGATGATTTTCAAACCCCTTTGTGTGAAAATGGACCTATTACCAGTGAGGATGAAACTGAAAGTAAAGAGGATATAGAAACAGATAATAAAGAAACTGGGGAAGCAAATTCCAGTGAAGAACAACTTATGCCTAGAaag ATTAGTTCAGTAGAACAAACTTCCAAAATAGAAGAGTCTGATAAAGTggattcaaagataaaaactTTGAAGAAATCATTAAGCATGTTTAAAGGAGTCCTATTACACATCAG CCCTGCTGAAGAACTTTATTTTGGATCCAAAGAAATTGGAGAGAAGAAATGCTTAATAGTTCTCacaaatgtaacaaaaaatgTAGTCGCATTTAAG GTAAGAACAACAGCTCCAGACAAATACAGAGTTAAGCCAAGTAATAGTTGCTGTGACCCTGGTGCATCATTAGAGGTAGTGGTGTCTCTTCATGGGG GTTTCACGATTTCCCCTCAAGATCGTTTTCTAATAATGGCTGCAGAAATAGAACAGCCTTGTGGTACAGGAGCAGCAGATTTGACACAGTTCTGGAAGGATACACCCAGAAACAAAATAATGGAACATAG GTTAAGATGCCACGTTGATAGCTGTAAACCATCTTCTcttacattaaaagaaaattcttttaacATTTCATCCAAAAGCAGTGAGGACATACATTTACAA tttttgAACTCCAGATGTGAAAATGACTGCTCTCCACCTTACTAA
- the MOSPD2 gene encoding motile sperm domain-containing protein 2 isoform X1, with amino-acid sequence MAQVPSQEKSKLVSETRRRFEAEYLADKSDKYDSRDVEKLQQDDTWVESFLCWRHDVVDETLKMIDESFQWRKEFAVNDLNESTLPKWLFEVGAVYLHGYDKEGNKLFWFRVKFHTKDNKTILDKKKLVAFWLERYAKRENGKPLTVMFDMSETGLSNIDMDIVRFIINCFKVYYPKYLTKIVVFDMPWIMNAAFKIVKGWLGPEAVNMLKFTGKNEVQEHVSIEYLPPHMGGTDPFKYSYPPLVDDDFQTPLCENGPITSEDETESKEDIETDNKETGEANSSEEQLMPRKISSVEQTSKIEESDKVDSKIKTLKKSLSMFKGVLLHISPAEELYFGSKEIGEKKCLIVLTNVTKNVVAFKVRTTAPDKYRVKPSNSCCDPGASLEVVVSLHGGFTISPQDRFLIMAAEIEQPCGTGAADLTQFWKDTPRNKIMEHRLRCHVDSCKPSSLTLKENSFNISSKSSEDIHLQLTCLLDISRKLQDEVDRCLWFQQLLFYLTVLLLAFATSCFYLLYNQGTNTL; translated from the exons ATAAGTCAGATAAATACGATTCACGGGATGTGGAGAAACTACAGCAAGATGATACTTGGGTTGAAAGTTTTTTGTGTTGGCGACATGATGTGGTAGATGAAACACTGAAGATGATTGATGAAAGTTTTCAGTGGAGGAAAGAATTTGCTGTCAATG acCTGAATGAATCTACTCTTCCAAAATGGCTATTTGAGGTTGGTGCTGTGTATCTACATGGGTATGACAAAGAAGGCAACAAATTGT TCTGGTTCAGAGTGAAGTTTCATAcaaaagacaataaaactatTTTGGACAAAAAGAAGCTTGTAGCCTTCTGGCTAGAACGTTAtgctaaaagagaaaatggaaaaccctTAACAGTGATGTTTGATATGTCAGAAACTGGATTGAGTAACATA GACATGGATATTGTTCGGTTCATCATCAACTGCTTTAAGGTTTATTATCCTAAATATCTCA CAAAAATTGTAGTCTTTGATATGCCATGGATAATGAATG CTGCTTTTAAAATTGTGAAAGGCTGGCTTGGTCCAGAAGCAGTGAACATGTTGAAGTTTACTGGTAAAAATGAAGTGCAGGAGCACGTCAGCATAGAATACTTGCCCCCACACATGGGTGGAACT GATCCTTTCAAGTATAGTTATCCACCACTAGTGGATGATGATTTTCAAACCCCTTTGTGTGAAAATGGACCTATTACCAGTGAGGATGAAACTGAAAGTAAAGAGGATATAGAAACAGATAATAAAGAAACTGGGGAAGCAAATTCCAGTGAAGAACAACTTATGCCTAGAaag ATTAGTTCAGTAGAACAAACTTCCAAAATAGAAGAGTCTGATAAAGTggattcaaagataaaaactTTGAAGAAATCATTAAGCATGTTTAAAGGAGTCCTATTACACATCAG CCCTGCTGAAGAACTTTATTTTGGATCCAAAGAAATTGGAGAGAAGAAATGCTTAATAGTTCTCacaaatgtaacaaaaaatgTAGTCGCATTTAAG GTAAGAACAACAGCTCCAGACAAATACAGAGTTAAGCCAAGTAATAGTTGCTGTGACCCTGGTGCATCATTAGAGGTAGTGGTGTCTCTTCATGGGG GTTTCACGATTTCCCCTCAAGATCGTTTTCTAATAATGGCTGCAGAAATAGAACAGCCTTGTGGTACAGGAGCAGCAGATTTGACACAGTTCTGGAAGGATACACCCAGAAACAAAATAATGGAACATAG GTTAAGATGCCACGTTGATAGCTGTAAACCATCTTCTcttacattaaaagaaaattcttttaacATTTCATCCAAAAGCAGTGAGGACATACATTTACAA ctCACCTGTTTACTAGACATCAGTAGGAAACTTCAAGATGAAGTTGATCGTTGTCTCTGGTTTCAACAGCTGCTGTTTTATTTAACTGTGCTCTTACTTGCTTTTGCTACTTCTTGCTTCTATCTGCTGTATAATCAAGGGACAAATACTCTGTAA